The Sceloporus undulatus isolate JIND9_A2432 ecotype Alabama unplaced genomic scaffold, SceUnd_v1.1 scaffold_3500, whole genome shotgun sequence sequence CTGGTGCTGCCAGCAGAGGAGGATGGCCAGGACAAGGATCACGATCAGGAGGACCGCCAGGCCCAGCGCCACCCCCACGGCCACCCCCACCTTGCTGATCCTTTGCTCGCAGTGCCAGCCGGTGTACCAGTAAGAGTCCGACTGGGGGCAACtggagagggaagagaggagtCAGGAGGGAGAGTGGGGGGGGGCAGACCTTTGGGCCCCTGGTAGAGGAGGCAAAGGGTCACAGCACGTGGCTGGGGGAGACATCCTGGCTAGTTCTCTCTTTGTTGCTGCCCCCTGGAACTGTTGGAGGTCCTGTTTGCACATCCCTCCTAGCCCCCTGCCCCACAAACAGCCCCCTGTGCCCCTTCTTGCCCTGGGCCACACCAGACCACAGCGTCTTCCTGGCCCCTAAGCCCCCAAGCCCCCGGGTTTGACCTCCAGAGATCTTGGCTGGCTCCCTCCTCCACCCCTTCCTGTGGGGTGAGATGGCATTAGCCCTGGTCTACCTCGCAGGGTTATTGTTGCAATCCGATGATGTTTGCAGGCTCAGCTGCCTTCCCTCTCTTTGGCGCAAGGTCCAACACCATCAGCTGCAAAGCTGACAGGACAAGGGCCTGAGCAAGGCCTGACCCTTGGctgccccccaccccactccatccCTGGGGTGCTACTTACAAGCAGTTGGGCCCATTGGACCGGATCTGACAGTTCCCATTACCACAGCTGAAGTAGTCCGGGTGCTGTGAGCTGCAGCTGGAGACGCACTGGACGCTGTTGTTCACGCTT is a genomic window containing:
- the LOC121918052 gene encoding mucin-3B-like, giving the protein MAKSVNNSVQCVSSCSSQHPDYFSCGNGNCQIRSNGPNCFCPQSDSYWYTGWHCEQRISKVGVAVGVALGLAVLLIVILVLAILLCWQHQTWQPRLKNPAISEEAWYENDPEWSPPWLPRPHIPARDGSSSTSISAPAPTDPDGRSSSEDGRSSPPDQGTFRPRLDKVDTSLQ